The Streptomyces pactum genome contains a region encoding:
- a CDS encoding ParB/RepB/Spo0J family partition protein yields the protein MAQSNAHAVSITSAFSPVRMESVGSSAHTEFDLQNFEQLPAREVPVTALAPGFSLRQGGTDAAHVRVLLDAAESAELPPILVQVDGCRVIDGLHRLEAARLMGDDSIRARFLDCSNSEALVIAMQANGSHGLPLSKADRVAGAQRVLASHPDWSDRAVAGVTGLSAKTVASLRGRSAIATPLGGKRMGQDGRRRPVDAGEGRRRAAEYIAAHPDAPLRQVARAADVSLGTVHDVSARLRRGEGPERNGRQPHAVRPQHVRPVPCAAPPGEPAQPAGTVADGARRAPLRVAGSVDAAPPQRRNHTDTPPTWAVVAAKMAADPAIRYTADGRELLRWMQSHALAPGEDSRRLVDAVPPHWLGVIAPMAEHIGREWCLLAERLKARQELCRNPPPSGP from the coding sequence ATGGCTCAGAGCAACGCGCACGCCGTCTCGATAACGAGTGCATTCAGTCCCGTCCGGATGGAGAGCGTCGGATCGTCGGCGCACACCGAATTCGACCTGCAAAACTTCGAGCAGCTCCCGGCGCGCGAAGTCCCCGTCACCGCGCTGGCCCCCGGATTCTCCCTGCGCCAGGGCGGAACGGACGCCGCTCATGTCCGCGTTCTCCTCGACGCGGCGGAATCCGCGGAACTCCCCCCCATTCTCGTTCAGGTGGACGGCTGCCGTGTCATCGACGGGCTGCACCGGCTCGAGGCCGCCCGGCTCATGGGCGACGACAGCATCAGGGCGCGGTTCTTGGACTGCTCCAACTCCGAGGCGCTCGTCATCGCCATGCAGGCCAACGGCTCGCACGGCCTGCCGCTGTCGAAGGCCGACCGCGTCGCCGGTGCCCAGCGGGTCCTGGCCTCCCACCCCGACTGGTCCGACCGCGCCGTCGCCGGCGTCACCGGGCTGAGCGCGAAGACCGTCGCGTCGCTGCGCGGCCGGTCGGCGATCGCGACGCCGCTGGGCGGCAAGCGCATGGGGCAGGACGGCAGGCGGCGGCCGGTGGACGCGGGCGAGGGCAGGCGGCGGGCCGCCGAGTACATCGCCGCCCACCCGGACGCCCCGCTGCGCCAGGTCGCCCGGGCGGCCGACGTGTCGCTGGGCACGGTGCACGACGTCAGCGCGCGGCTCCGGCGCGGCGAGGGGCCCGAACGCAACGGGCGCCAGCCGCATGCCGTACGCCCGCAGCACGTGCGGCCCGTGCCGTGCGCGGCGCCGCCCGGCGAGCCGGCCCAGCCGGCCGGGACGGTCGCCGACGGCGCCCGCCGGGCGCCGCTGCGGGTGGCCGGGAGCGTCGACGCCGCGCCGCCGCAGCGCAGGAACCACACCGACACCCCGCCCACGTGGGCGGTGGTGGCGGCCAAGATGGCCGCCGACCCCGCCATCCGCTACACCGCGGACGGCCGGGAGCTCCTGCGCTGGATGCAGTCGCACGCCCTCGCGCCCGGTGAGGACTCGCGGCGGCTCGTCGACGCCGTGCCGCCGCACTGGCTGGGCGTCATCGCCCCGATGGCCGAGCACATCGGCAGGGAGTGGTGCCTGCTGGCCGAACGGCTGAAGGCCCGGCAGGAGCTGTGCCGCAATCCGCCGCCCTCAGGCCCCTGA
- a CDS encoding helix-turn-helix domain-containing protein — MDAAVERAVEYIRERFGDPLTVADIAERARLGLFPFSRLFKEETGASPGRFLAAVRIHEAKRLIDRFSMSMAEISAAVGYGSLESFTESFTAGVGLPPAGFRRLCRGAGQAPPEPRPGPRPAAGAVAGTITLPEGHGNARVYLGAFATPLVQYPAVAAALVDVPGDRPSCYRLPGVPEGSWHLLAVAVAAGTGHDPHAGRSTLVGGHRAGAVTVNAATVTSAAVRLRPQRPADPPVLLALPELRPARTVVAHPGCAAAPGPRPAGRPRTVPAAPEPSGA; from the coding sequence ATGGACGCGGCAGTGGAAAGGGCGGTCGAGTACATTCGCGAGCGGTTCGGCGATCCGCTGACCGTCGCGGACATCGCGGAAAGGGCCCGGCTCGGCCTTTTCCCTTTCTCGCGCCTGTTCAAGGAGGAGACCGGGGCGAGTCCCGGAAGGTTTCTCGCCGCGGTACGTATCCACGAGGCCAAGCGGCTGATCGACCGTTTCTCCATGAGCATGGCCGAGATCTCCGCCGCGGTCGGATACGGCAGCCTGGAATCGTTCACCGAGTCCTTCACGGCCGGTGTCGGGCTGCCTCCCGCCGGCTTCCGCCGGCTGTGCCGCGGCGCGGGGCAGGCACCGCCGGAGCCCCGGCCGGGCCCGCGGCCGGCAGCCGGCGCGGTCGCGGGCACGATCACGCTGCCGGAGGGGCACGGGAACGCGCGCGTGTACCTGGGTGCCTTCGCCACACCCCTCGTCCAGTACCCGGCCGTCGCCGCGGCCCTCGTCGACGTGCCGGGCGACCGTCCGTCCTGCTACCGCCTGCCCGGCGTTCCCGAGGGGAGCTGGCACCTGCTCGCGGTGGCGGTGGCCGCCGGCACCGGCCACGATCCGCACGCCGGGCGGAGCACGCTCGTCGGGGGCCACCGCGCCGGGGCCGTGACGGTGAACGCCGCCACCGTCACCAGCGCGGCGGTGCGGCTGCGCCCGCAACGCCCCGCCGATCCACCGGTCCTGCTCGCCCTGCCCGAACTGCGGCCCGCGCGCACCGTCGTGGCGCACCCCGGGTGCGCCGCCGCCCCGGGCCCGCGCCCCGCCGGCCGGCCGCGGACGGTGCCCGCCGCGCCGGAGCCGTCAGGGGCCTGA
- a CDS encoding VOC family protein translates to MDLTLHTSSLPHDDPDAALAFYRDVLGFEVRSDVGHGRTRWITVGPAGRPDTALLLAPVAADPSVTESERGTVLEMMAKGTYGWVMLATGDLDATFEKVQAADAEVVQEPVLQPYGVRDCAFRDPAGNLVRIRELRRDLG, encoded by the coding sequence ATGGACCTCACCCTTCATACGAGTTCCCTGCCGCACGACGACCCGGACGCCGCCCTGGCCTTCTACCGCGACGTCCTCGGCTTCGAAGTCCGCAGCGACGTGGGGCACGGCAGGACGCGCTGGATCACGGTCGGCCCCGCCGGCCGGCCGGACACCGCCCTCCTGCTGGCGCCGGTGGCCGCCGACCCCTCGGTCACCGAGTCGGAACGCGGCACCGTCCTGGAGATGATGGCCAAGGGCACCTACGGCTGGGTCATGCTCGCCACCGGGGACCTCGACGCCACGTTCGAAAAGGTGCAGGCGGCCGACGCCGAGGTCGTCCAGGAGCCGGTCCTCCAGCCGTACGGCGTGCGCGACTGCGCGTTCCGTGACCCCGCGGGCAACCTGGTCCGCATCCGGGAACTGCGCCGCGACCTCGGCTGA
- a CDS encoding helix-turn-helix transcriptional regulator: MCHPAWRQALIAAQRLLDLARLRRVRDRIDREFARPLDVEALARDAGMPPGQLARQFREAYGQSPYAYLTARRVEHAMVLLRHGDHAPGELRLAVGCPSTAALVTRFTELAGMPPGVYRRRAAAGGAGLPWRVTAPGASSSRNEEARRVLRG, from the coding sequence GTGTGCCACCCCGCATGGAGGCAGGCGCTGATCGCCGCGCAGCGTCTGCTCGATCTCGCGCGCCTGCGCCGCGTCCGCGACCGGATCGACCGGGAGTTCGCGCGGCCGCTGGACGTCGAGGCGCTCGCCCGCGACGCGGGCATGCCGCCCGGGCAGCTCGCCCGGCAGTTCCGGGAGGCCTACGGCCAGTCGCCGTACGCCTATCTGACGGCGCGCCGCGTCGAGCACGCGATGGTGCTGCTGCGGCACGGCGACCACGCTCCGGGCGAGCTCCGCCTCGCGGTCGGCTGCCCGTCGACGGCCGCGCTCGTCACCCGCTTCACGGAGCTGGCCGGCATGCCGCCCGGTGTCTACCGGCGCCGCGCGGCGGCCGGCGGCGCGGGGCTGCCGTGGCGGGTGACGGCGCCGGGGGCGTCATCGAGCAGGAATGAAGAAGCCCGGCGGGTGCTCCGCGGCTAG
- a CDS encoding enediyne antibiotic chromoprotein yields MQIRSRLTKSGLLGAAAVAALAFSAAPASAAPAVTASPGSGLSDGQSVTVTGTGFPAGAEVAVAQCRENTTCTDTLTRATVGADGGFTAPYTVREQFTATDWSTGTGTPVTVDCGTQQCQLVAYQESTGPVGTGISFG; encoded by the coding sequence ATGCAGATCCGCTCGCGTCTGACCAAGTCCGGCCTGCTGGGCGCCGCCGCCGTGGCCGCCCTCGCCTTCTCGGCAGCCCCGGCCTCCGCGGCGCCGGCGGTGACCGCCTCGCCCGGCAGCGGCCTGTCCGACGGCCAGTCCGTGACCGTGACCGGCACCGGCTTCCCGGCGGGCGCCGAGGTCGCCGTGGCGCAGTGCCGGGAGAACACCACGTGCACCGACACGCTGACGAGGGCCACCGTCGGCGCCGACGGCGGCTTCACCGCCCCCTACACGGTGCGCGAGCAGTTCACGGCCACCGACTGGAGCACCGGCACCGGCACCCCCGTGACCGTGGACTGCGGCACGCAGCAGTGCCAGTTGGTCGCCTACCAGGAGAGCACCGGTCCGGTCGGCACCGGCATCTCCTTCGGCTGA
- a CDS encoding response regulator transcription factor: protein MTHTSAQALLDTRPPAGPAPALPRPAQEHEPAATGPGAAVSMPSGRRVLVVDADTACADSLVTQLRRHGHEALGVRRGQDVLRAHEDADLVLLDLELPDLDGLEVCRALRAVSRVPVIIVTARASELDCVLGLQAGADDYVAKPYGLRELMARIEAVMRRAAWQPAAARELRHGRLHIDVGSREVLVGGEEVALTRKEFDLLCLLASHPDTVIPRKQLLQRVWGDSWSRRTVDTHVSSLRGKLGDSGWIVTVRGVGFMLGKP, encoded by the coding sequence ATGACCCACACATCGGCACAGGCGCTGCTCGACACCCGCCCGCCCGCCGGCCCCGCCCCGGCCCTCCCACGGCCCGCGCAGGAGCACGAGCCGGCCGCCACCGGCCCCGGCGCGGCCGTATCGATGCCCTCCGGGCGGCGCGTCCTCGTCGTCGACGCCGACACCGCCTGCGCCGACTCCCTGGTCACCCAGTTGCGCCGGCACGGCCACGAGGCCCTCGGCGTCCGGCGCGGCCAGGACGTGCTGCGCGCCCACGAGGACGCCGACCTGGTCCTCCTCGACCTCGAGCTGCCCGACCTGGACGGCCTGGAGGTCTGCCGCGCCCTGCGCGCCGTCAGCCGGGTGCCGGTCATCATCGTCACCGCCCGCGCCTCCGAACTGGACTGCGTCCTCGGCCTGCAGGCGGGCGCCGACGACTACGTCGCCAAGCCGTACGGCCTGCGCGAGCTGATGGCCCGGATCGAGGCGGTGATGCGGCGGGCCGCATGGCAGCCCGCCGCCGCCCGCGAGCTGCGGCACGGCCGGCTGCACATCGACGTGGGCTCCCGCGAGGTCCTGGTCGGCGGCGAGGAGGTCGCCCTGACCCGCAAGGAGTTCGACCTCCTGTGCCTGCTCGCCTCGCACCCGGACACAGTCATCCCGCGCAAGCAGCTCCTCCAGCGGGTCTGGGGCGACTCGTGGTCCCGCCGCACCGTCGACACCCACGTCAGCAGCCTCCGCGGCAAGCTGGGCGACAGCGGCTGGATCGTGACGGTGCGCGGTGTGGGCTTCATGCTGGGCAAGCCCTGA
- a CDS encoding GNAT family N-acetyltransferase: MNWKTDRVEGAALDPAEVLAVYHASGLAERRPVEDPERFAAMVANANLVLAARDEEGTLLGIVRAMSDFSYVTYVCDIAVVRERQRSGIGRALIDATREAAPAAKLVLLSAPAAVDYYPHIGFTRHASAWVLNP; encoded by the coding sequence ATGAACTGGAAGACTGACCGCGTCGAGGGGGCCGCCCTCGACCCGGCCGAAGTCCTCGCCGTCTACCACGCCTCCGGCCTCGCCGAGCGGCGCCCGGTCGAGGACCCAGAACGGTTCGCCGCCATGGTCGCGAACGCCAACCTCGTCCTGGCCGCCCGCGACGAGGAGGGCACGCTCCTGGGCATCGTGCGCGCCATGTCCGACTTCTCCTACGTCACCTACGTCTGCGACATCGCCGTCGTACGGGAGCGCCAGCGCTCCGGCATCGGCCGCGCCCTGATCGACGCCACGCGGGAGGCGGCACCGGCCGCCAAACTGGTCCTCCTGTCCGCGCCCGCGGCCGTCGACTACTACCCGCACATCGGGTTCACGCGCCACGCGTCGGCCTGGGTCCTCAACCCGTAG
- the purB gene encoding adenylosuccinate lyase encodes MLARYTLPEMAHLFTDRSRYATWVRVEILASQAQAALGRVPHEAVEDMRRARVPDPERVAEIERERDHEVLSFLAAYCEDIPASSACWVHHGMTSYDLVDTALGHTLARATDLLTGATRRLRRVLTERALEHWDTVMVGRTHGVHAEPTTFGHKLAGHAFAVDRSLGRLAAAREAVAVGTVSGSVGTYALIDPRVEEHVLAALGLAAEPAPSQVVARDRHAQLLQAVATLGACVEQIALELRLLQRTEVREVEERRTGAYQGSSAMPHKRNPTTSERLCGLARLLRGYADTAVENVALWHERDLAHQCVERVILPDSLCAGHFQVTRAADLVASLTVDADRMRAHIDQTDGLVHSSAVLADLLGEGMEREHAYRSVQAAAGHTLATGEHFGAALAKEGIGPAPLGAERFLVHHDVIRTRLEKLHELED; translated from the coding sequence ATGCTTGCCCGATACACGCTGCCCGAGATGGCCCACCTCTTCACCGACCGCTCCCGCTACGCCACCTGGGTGCGGGTGGAGATCCTCGCCTCCCAGGCGCAGGCCGCCCTGGGCCGCGTACCGCACGAGGCGGTCGAGGACATGCGCCGCGCCCGCGTCCCGGACCCCGAGCGGGTCGCCGAGATCGAACGGGAACGCGACCACGAGGTGCTCTCCTTCCTCGCCGCCTACTGCGAGGACATCCCCGCCTCCTCCGCGTGCTGGGTGCACCACGGCATGACCAGCTACGACCTCGTCGACACCGCCCTGGGCCACACCCTGGCCCGCGCCACCGACCTGCTCACCGGCGCCACCCGGCGGCTGCGCCGGGTGCTGACCGAACGGGCCCTGGAGCACTGGGACACCGTCATGGTGGGCCGCACCCACGGCGTGCACGCCGAGCCCACCACCTTCGGGCACAAACTCGCCGGCCACGCCTTCGCCGTGGACCGCTCGCTCGGCCGGCTCGCCGCCGCCCGCGAGGCCGTCGCCGTCGGCACCGTCTCCGGCTCCGTCGGCACCTACGCGCTGATCGACCCGCGCGTCGAGGAGCACGTCCTGGCCGCCCTGGGCCTGGCCGCCGAGCCCGCGCCCAGCCAGGTCGTCGCCCGGGACCGGCACGCCCAGCTCCTGCAGGCCGTGGCCACACTGGGCGCCTGCGTGGAACAGATCGCCCTGGAACTGCGGCTGCTGCAGCGCACCGAGGTCCGCGAGGTCGAGGAACGGCGCACCGGCGCCTACCAGGGCTCCAGCGCCATGCCCCACAAACGCAACCCCACCACGAGCGAACGCCTGTGCGGGCTGGCCCGCCTGCTGCGCGGCTACGCCGACACCGCGGTGGAGAACGTGGCGCTCTGGCACGAACGCGACCTCGCCCACCAGTGCGTGGAGCGGGTGATCCTGCCCGACAGCCTCTGCGCCGGCCACTTCCAGGTCACCAGGGCCGCCGACCTGGTGGCCTCGCTCACCGTCGACGCCGACCGGATGCGCGCACACATCGACCAGACCGACGGCCTCGTCCACAGCTCCGCGGTCCTCGCCGACCTCCTCGGCGAGGGCATGGAGCGCGAACACGCCTACCGCAGCGTGCAGGCCGCGGCCGGCCACACCCTGGCGACGGGCGAGCACTTCGGCGCGGCCCTGGCCAAGGAGGGCATCGGCCCGGCCCCCCTCGGTGCCGAGCGCTTCCTCGTCCACCACGATGTGATCCGCACCCGTCTGGAGAAACTGCATGAACTGGAAGACTGA
- a CDS encoding glutamine synthetase family protein, translated as MYARSWSSPAAQGSVGRPSFVAGHGLWDQARIAAAELIEASLADLDLVRLVFGDPHGLARSKTLTAEAFRGVLRNGMNFSPGPYLFDTGHAVAVDFLGEHGIGVDEIAGAGNFILVPDPLTFHELPGGDARTAWVIGDEYLRDGSPHPLSSRAVLRHVVDRYTERDLAPVLGLEVEWYLTRRLDDAPGNTGNGFGLQGRPPRVAALNAGYQFNLDGHYDTVAPLTDPLALHLLALGLPLRSMEHESGPGQVETTFSPMSALDTADAMLLFRTVTKSWCARRGHHASFMSQPLLDAADPSGWHLNQSVAHLASGSNLFGTEDPSDGLSPHGKAYAEGLLNWARDLFLLSVPTVNGYRRLAPEHTLAPTRLGWSQEDRSAMVRVVGHGAGAHLENRIGEPCANPYLAIAAQLFAGLEGLTAPAAPADATGAAPCHGTGGVPRHLREALDAFRAGRAAQLLGEPLTACLTKLKESELRRYEAWCLQAAPAPGRVTEWEQREYFGAY; from the coding sequence ATGTACGCCAGGTCATGGTCCTCGCCCGCCGCGCAGGGCAGCGTCGGGCGGCCCTCGTTCGTGGCCGGTCACGGGCTGTGGGACCAAGCCCGCATCGCCGCCGCCGAGCTGATCGAGGCGAGCCTCGCCGACCTCGACCTCGTGCGCCTCGTCTTCGGCGACCCCCACGGTCTGGCCCGCTCCAAGACCCTCACCGCCGAGGCGTTTCGCGGCGTGCTGCGCAACGGCATGAACTTCAGTCCCGGGCCGTACCTCTTCGACACCGGCCACGCCGTCGCCGTCGACTTCCTCGGCGAGCACGGCATCGGCGTCGACGAGATCGCCGGCGCCGGGAACTTCATCCTGGTCCCGGACCCCCTCACCTTCCACGAGCTGCCCGGCGGCGACGCCCGCACCGCCTGGGTGATCGGCGACGAGTACCTGCGCGACGGCAGCCCCCACCCGCTCTCGTCACGGGCCGTGCTGCGCCACGTCGTCGACCGCTACACCGAGCGGGACCTCGCCCCCGTCCTCGGCCTCGAAGTCGAGTGGTACCTCACCCGCCGCCTCGACGACGCTCCCGGCAACACGGGCAACGGCTTCGGACTGCAGGGCCGGCCACCGCGCGTGGCCGCCCTGAACGCCGGCTACCAGTTCAACCTCGACGGCCACTACGACACCGTCGCCCCCCTCACCGACCCGCTCGCCCTGCACCTGCTCGCCCTCGGGCTGCCGCTGCGGTCGATGGAGCACGAGTCGGGGCCCGGGCAGGTCGAGACGACGTTCAGCCCGATGTCCGCGCTGGACACCGCCGACGCGATGCTGCTCTTCCGCACGGTCACCAAGAGCTGGTGCGCCCGGCGCGGGCACCACGCCTCCTTCATGTCGCAGCCGCTCCTGGACGCCGCCGACCCCAGCGGCTGGCACCTCAACCAGTCCGTCGCACACCTCGCCTCCGGCAGCAACCTGTTCGGCACCGAGGACCCCTCGGACGGCCTGTCCCCGCACGGCAAGGCGTACGCGGAGGGACTGCTGAACTGGGCCCGCGACCTGTTCCTGCTCTCGGTGCCCACCGTCAACGGCTACCGTCGCCTGGCCCCCGAACACACCCTCGCACCCACCCGGCTCGGCTGGAGCCAGGAAGACCGCAGCGCGATGGTCCGCGTCGTCGGCCACGGCGCCGGCGCCCACCTCGAGAACCGGATCGGCGAGCCGTGCGCCAACCCCTACCTCGCCATCGCCGCCCAGCTGTTCGCGGGCCTGGAGGGCCTCACCGCCCCGGCCGCACCCGCGGACGCCACCGGTGCCGCGCCCTGCCACGGCACCGGCGGCGTACCGCGGCACCTGCGCGAGGCCCTCGACGCCTTCCGCGCCGGCCGCGCCGCCCAACTGCTCGGCGAGCCGCTCACCGCCTGCCTCACCAAACTCAAGGAGAGCGAACTGCGCCGCTACGAGGCCTGGTGCCTGCAGGCCGCACCCGCGCCCGGACGGGTCACCGAGTGGGAGCAGCGGGAGTACTTCGGCGCCTACTGA
- a CDS encoding amidase produces MTARGVSHTGQLLRRGELSALEHTTAVLDAIREQDTLDAYVSVAGEEALRAAERADARIRKLGADAWRTMPLLGVTVSVKDLLQTHDLPTARGSLLPNDRPRRDTPAVARLRAAGAVVVGKTATSEYGWSASTVSRAAPPTRNPYDPRLSAGGSSGGAAAAVATGLCDGALGTDGSGSIRIPAAFCGVVGYKPSLGRIPYVPNSADRLAHQGPLARTVADAALLATVMAGPHPADPDSGLGSLDAPRTKRVLRIGWIEYEGTADEVRHVTEPARLALRAQGHLVEDVEVRCARLYPALVDLLAAFEAAGARPEDDERADPGRLEVIRHGRTLGGADVIRAEEVRQGLRATLRTVMDHYDVLAMATVPVEPFATGAFAPPWAADARDLQWLAWAPASYPFNMTGQPALSLPAGLTRSGLPVGLQLVGPVGADDLVLRLAGHLESDLGTPVPPHPRVLQPAAAR; encoded by the coding sequence ATGACCGCCCGCGGCGTCAGCCACACCGGACAACTCCTGCGACGGGGCGAGCTGTCCGCCCTCGAACACACCACCGCCGTCCTGGACGCCATCCGCGAACAGGACACCCTCGACGCCTACGTGTCCGTCGCGGGCGAGGAGGCACTGCGCGCGGCCGAACGCGCGGACGCCCGGATCCGCAAACTGGGCGCCGACGCCTGGCGGACCATGCCGCTGCTCGGCGTCACCGTCTCCGTCAAGGACCTGCTGCAGACCCACGACCTGCCCACCGCACGCGGCTCGCTGCTGCCCAACGACCGGCCCCGCCGGGACACGCCCGCCGTGGCCCGGCTGCGCGCCGCCGGGGCCGTCGTCGTCGGCAAGACCGCCACCTCCGAATACGGCTGGAGCGCCTCGACCGTCAGCCGGGCCGCCCCGCCCACCCGCAACCCCTACGACCCGCGCCTGAGCGCGGGCGGCTCCAGCGGCGGCGCCGCGGCCGCGGTGGCCACGGGCCTGTGCGACGGCGCCCTGGGCACCGACGGATCCGGATCGATCCGGATCCCCGCCGCGTTCTGCGGCGTCGTCGGCTACAAACCGTCCCTGGGCCGCATCCCGTACGTCCCCAACAGCGCCGACCGGCTCGCCCACCAGGGCCCCCTCGCCCGTACCGTCGCCGACGCCGCGCTGCTCGCCACGGTCATGGCGGGCCCGCACCCGGCCGACCCCGACTCCGGCCTCGGCTCCCTGGACGCGCCGCGCACCAAACGGGTACTGAGGATCGGCTGGATCGAGTACGAGGGCACCGCCGACGAGGTCCGCCACGTCACCGAACCCGCCCGCCTGGCCCTGCGGGCACAGGGCCACCTGGTCGAGGACGTCGAGGTGCGCTGCGCCCGCCTGTACCCCGCCCTCGTCGACCTCCTCGCCGCCTTCGAGGCGGCCGGGGCCCGCCCCGAGGACGACGAACGGGCCGACCCCGGCCGCCTGGAGGTGATCCGGCACGGGCGCACGCTCGGCGGCGCCGACGTGATCCGGGCCGAGGAGGTCCGCCAGGGCCTGCGCGCCACCCTGCGCACCGTCATGGACCACTACGACGTCCTCGCCATGGCCACCGTGCCCGTCGAGCCGTTCGCCACCGGCGCCTTCGCCCCGCCCTGGGCGGCCGACGCCCGGGACCTGCAGTGGCTGGCCTGGGCGCCCGCCTCGTACCCCTTCAACATGACCGGCCAGCCGGCCCTGTCGCTGCCCGCCGGCCTCACCCGCTCCGGCCTGCCGGTGGGCCTGCAACTGGTCGGGCCCGTCGGCGCCGACGACCTGGTCCTCCGGCTCGCCGGGCACCTGGAGTCGGACCTCGGCACACCGGTGCCGCCCCACCCGCGCGTTCTGCAGCCCGCGGCCGCCCGGTAA
- a CDS encoding 4Fe-4S dicluster domain-containing protein: MKKLASSAALSERADRIAQRSRADNWKKPPRRIESSECITCDSCLRGCPAEFGAIFDRGLDVVIVPELCSGCPACVLECPVDCIYVDEDWSPTDDAMWNHIELTAERAA; this comes from the coding sequence GTGAAGAAGCTTGCCTCGTCTGCCGCACTGTCGGAACGCGCCGACCGCATCGCCCAGCGCTCCCGCGCCGACAACTGGAAGAAACCCCCGCGGCGCATCGAGTCGTCCGAGTGCATCACCTGCGACAGTTGCCTGCGCGGCTGTCCCGCGGAGTTCGGCGCCATCTTCGACCGGGGCCTGGACGTGGTGATCGTCCCCGAACTCTGCTCGGGCTGCCCCGCCTGCGTGCTCGAGTGCCCGGTCGACTGCATCTACGTCGACGAGGACTGGTCCCCGACCGACGACGCGATGTGGAACCACATCGAACTCACCGCCGAGAGGGCCGCATGA
- a CDS encoding methyltransferase, which yields MPLPPARVVRAVEGVRTGLQRLARRLAPAPFSLLEMVQGAMLSQAVYAAAELRVAEALRDGPLPAERLAERVGAHPETLHRLMRLLASNGVFAERGNGDFALSAMGAALLEDAPVSMRGIAVLMGHPVHWEDWSHFVDAVRTGEPSLPKLRGMTAFEFLEAEPEYGEVFMKGMGAMSATESEPVLAAYDFSRFGTVVDFCAGRGELLAGILRKSPGVRGILSDPRAGANGAADYLAEQGVADRCRVVAADLFGPVPGGGDAYVLKHIVHDWPEEQALEILRNVRAAMRPGGRLLLMEMVVPDKPNAAHPSKLVDLWLMLLVGGKERTGAQYGKLLARAGFRLERIVQTPGAISVVEASPR from the coding sequence ATGCCCCTGCCGCCCGCCCGCGTCGTGCGGGCCGTCGAAGGCGTGCGTACCGGTCTGCAGCGGCTGGCACGGAGGCTGGCCCCCGCACCGTTCTCGCTGCTCGAGATGGTCCAGGGCGCCATGCTCAGCCAGGCCGTCTACGCCGCCGCGGAGCTGCGCGTCGCCGAGGCGCTGAGGGACGGTCCGCTGCCCGCCGAACGGCTCGCCGAGCGTGTCGGTGCCCACCCGGAGACGCTGCACCGGCTGATGCGGCTGCTCGCCTCGAACGGCGTCTTCGCCGAACGCGGGAACGGCGACTTCGCCCTGTCCGCGATGGGGGCCGCGCTGCTCGAGGACGCGCCGGTGTCGATGCGCGGCATCGCGGTGCTGATGGGCCACCCGGTCCACTGGGAGGACTGGTCGCACTTCGTGGACGCGGTGCGTACCGGCGAGCCGAGCCTGCCCAAGCTGCGCGGCATGACGGCCTTCGAGTTCCTGGAGGCCGAGCCGGAGTACGGCGAGGTGTTCATGAAGGGCATGGGCGCCATGTCCGCCACCGAGAGCGAGCCGGTCCTGGCGGCGTACGACTTCTCGCGGTTCGGCACGGTCGTCGACTTCTGCGCGGGCCGCGGCGAGCTGCTCGCCGGGATCCTGCGGAAGTCGCCGGGCGTGCGGGGGATCCTCTCCGATCCCCGGGCGGGTGCGAACGGGGCGGCGGACTACCTGGCCGAGCAGGGGGTCGCCGACCGCTGTCGGGTGGTGGCCGCCGATCTGTTCGGGCCGGTGCCCGGGGGCGGGGACGCCTACGTCCTCAAGCACATCGTGCACGACTGGCCCGAGGAGCAGGCCCTGGAGATCCTGCGCAACGTGCGGGCCGCGATGCGGCCGGGCGGGCGGCTGCTGCTGATGGAGATGGTCGTGCCGGACAAGCCGAACGCCGCCCACCCCTCGAAGCTGGTCGACCTGTGGCTGATGCTGCTCGTGGGCGGCAAGGAGCGCACGGGGGCCCAGTACGGAAAGCTGCTGGCCCGGGCGGGCTTCCGGCTGGAGCGCATCGTGCAGACGCCGGGTGCGATCTCGGTCGTGGAGGCGAGCCCGCGGTAG